Part of the Paenarthrobacter sp. JL.01a genome is shown below.
AGGACGTGTGCCAGTGGATCGATTCCTCGGATGAATGGATCCGCCAGCGGACCGGCATCATCACCCGCCACCGCGCGGCGGAGGATGTCAGCGTCATCGACATGGCCGAAGGGGCAGCCCGGGAAGCACTGGCCCAGGCAGGCATCGAAGCGTCACAGCTTGGGGCCGTCATTGTCTCCACAGTTACCCACCCCTACGCGACGCCCTCCGCAGCAGCTGCGTTGACCGACCGCTTGGGCGCAACGCCGGCACCCGCCTTTGATATCTCTGCCGCCTGTGCCGGGTACTGCTACGGCGTTGCCCAGGCTGATGCATTGGTCCGCTCCGGCGCGGCCGAGTACGTGCTGGTGGTAGGCGCCGAAAAGCTCTCGGATGTCATCGACAACCACGAGCGCACCATCTCGTTCCTCCTGGGTGACGGAGCCGGCGCCGTCGTCGTTGGCCCCTCCGACACACCCGGTATCGGCCCCTCCGTATGGGGCTCCGACGGCAGCAAGTGGGACGCCATCGGCATGACCCACTCCCTTGAAGACGTCAAGAAGCTCGGCGAGTCCGCCAGGCACTCCGACGAAATTGATGACCCCGCCATCCTTTCGGCAACCCAGGATGTGTGGCCTACCCTGCGTCAGGACGGCCAGACCGTCTTCCGCTGGGCGGTATGGGAGATGGCCAAGGTAGCCCA
Proteins encoded:
- a CDS encoding beta-ketoacyl-ACP synthase III produces the protein MSTPVLNKAAVNENARILGIGAYRPDVIVTNEDVCQWIDSSDEWIRQRTGIITRHRAAEDVSVIDMAEGAAREALAQAGIEASQLGAVIVSTVTHPYATPSAAAALTDRLGATPAPAFDISAACAGYCYGVAQADALVRSGAAEYVLVVGAEKLSDVIDNHERTISFLLGDGAGAVVVGPSDTPGIGPSVWGSDGSKWDAIGMTHSLEDVKKLGESARHSDEIDDPAILSATQDVWPTLRQDGQTVFRWAVWEMAKVAQQALDAAGIEASDLAAFVPHQANMRIIDEMVKKLKLPESVVIGRDIAQAGNTSAASIPLATHRLLQENPGLSGGLALQIGFGAGLVFGAQVVVLP